The following are from one region of the Salicibibacter kimchii genome:
- a CDS encoding tyrosine-type recombinase/integrase, whose product MIDQSDLPDEARDFLEFLSSRGRKASTIRRYTYDLADFYRFAAVHAEKNALSVQHLEPAMIDDYFMFIMDTRKYNRKTVNRIATVLRGYFQYLSQTHGVAGNIMENVSLPPGSDETIGENDLFSQKELSLLFKSIVSDLGLSDEQKQARPLLAPRNKAMIQLLLHYGLRLQELHGLNLDDVNFGTGAMVVSPDDGEVRQREIRLSKQDRQELNRYLKGIPKPVRPYPGQNHPLFVAFDFQKQTYRWSYENDEPKRLTIVAMQKMIREEAKRAGMASGKSARHFRHTFIVSALKRGHTLEYIQDLLGLHSTLVLARYQAYVNEHSQERHIHALPELRPHMSDW is encoded by the coding sequence ATGATCGATCAATCAGATTTACCGGATGAAGCCCGCGATTTTCTAGAATTTTTGTCTTCAAGGGGAAGAAAAGCTTCCACCATTCGCCGATATACGTACGACCTCGCGGATTTTTACCGATTTGCGGCCGTTCACGCAGAAAAAAATGCATTGAGCGTTCAGCACTTGGAACCGGCGATGATCGACGATTATTTTATGTTTATCATGGATACTCGTAAATACAACCGGAAAACGGTGAATCGAATCGCAACCGTCTTGCGGGGTTATTTTCAATATCTCTCCCAAACCCACGGGGTTGCCGGAAATATCATGGAAAATGTTTCTCTCCCCCCCGGTTCCGACGAAACCATCGGCGAGAACGATCTATTCAGCCAAAAAGAACTTTCCCTTTTGTTTAAAAGCATCGTATCCGATCTTGGTTTAAGCGATGAACAGAAACAAGCACGTCCCCTTTTGGCTCCACGTAACAAAGCGATGATCCAACTCCTTCTCCATTATGGGTTGCGACTACAAGAATTGCACGGATTAAACCTGGACGACGTGAATTTCGGTACAGGCGCGATGGTCGTTTCCCCGGATGATGGCGAAGTACGACAGAGGGAGATTCGACTTTCCAAACAAGACCGCCAGGAATTGAACCGCTATTTAAAAGGAATCCCAAAACCTGTCCGGCCTTACCCGGGGCAAAATCACCCTTTGTTTGTCGCGTTTGATTTTCAAAAACAGACCTATCGCTGGTCTTACGAAAATGATGAACCGAAGCGTTTAACGATTGTGGCGATGCAAAAAATGATTCGTGAAGAAGCGAAACGGGCAGGGATGGCCTCCGGCAAAAGCGCCCGCCATTTTCGCCACACCTTTATTGTGTCTGCCCTAAAACGCGGACATACGCTTGAATACATTCAAGATCTCCTCGGCCTCCATTCCACGCTCGTGTTGGCTCGCTATCAAGCGTACGTGAACGAGCATTCCCAAGAAAGACACATTCACGCCTTGCCGGAACTCAGACCTCACATGTCGGATTGGTAG
- a CDS encoding aminotransferase class I/II-fold pyridoxal phosphate-dependent enzyme, translated as MDTSDLQNASKISRWIEEIEEAWAPLQREIEGVVEANQAKILSAYRKEHISDDHLQGSDGYGYDDAGREALGRVYAHAFGTEAAIVRPQFVSGTHAIAAALFGNLRPGDEIVYASGDPYETMKEVLGLVGDSPGNFREYDIQTRVLPLTPSGDVHLDRLPEVIHEKTKWVVIQRSKGYDERPSIPIQQLEQQIRSIKKRWPHVYVFIDNCYGEFVETIEPGHVGADLLAGSLIKNPGGGLAKTGGYIAGKESLVERAASRLSAPGIGLEAGATGSFLGEAFQGFFLAPMIVGEALKGAHFTAALLEKAGFQTNPAPFTSRTDLIQSVSFQDEEQMIFFCQNIQKYSPINAYVTPIPGPLPGYEGDVIMAAGTFIQGASIELSADGPVKPPYTAYVQGGLSFAHVKIAVIQALDTMMN; from the coding sequence ATGGATACGAGTGACTTACAAAATGCATCGAAAATCTCTCGTTGGATCGAAGAGATCGAGGAAGCATGGGCCCCGCTTCAACGAGAAATCGAAGGGGTCGTTGAAGCCAACCAGGCAAAAATCTTGAGCGCTTATCGGAAGGAACATATCTCCGACGATCATTTGCAAGGGTCAGACGGATACGGGTACGATGATGCAGGAAGAGAAGCACTCGGCCGTGTCTATGCACATGCATTCGGAACCGAAGCTGCCATCGTGCGCCCTCAGTTCGTCTCCGGTACCCACGCGATAGCCGCAGCCCTGTTTGGCAATTTGCGTCCCGGAGATGAAATCGTCTACGCGAGCGGGGACCCGTACGAGACGATGAAAGAAGTGCTTGGACTTGTTGGCGATAGCCCGGGTAATTTTCGCGAGTATGACATACAGACGCGTGTGTTACCGTTAACGCCTTCCGGGGATGTTCATCTCGATCGATTGCCGGAGGTCATCCATGAAAAAACGAAATGGGTAGTCATTCAGCGCTCGAAGGGATATGATGAACGACCGTCGATCCCCATCCAACAGCTAGAACAGCAGATTCGGTCGATCAAAAAGCGCTGGCCGCATGTGTACGTGTTTATCGACAACTGTTACGGAGAATTTGTTGAAACAATAGAACCGGGACATGTCGGGGCCGACCTTTTGGCCGGCTCGTTAATCAAAAATCCTGGCGGAGGTTTGGCAAAAACTGGCGGTTACATTGCCGGGAAGGAGTCGCTGGTGGAACGGGCGGCATCCAGGTTAAGCGCGCCGGGGATAGGCTTGGAAGCAGGTGCAACCGGCTCTTTTCTCGGAGAAGCATTTCAAGGGTTTTTCCTTGCGCCGATGATCGTGGGAGAAGCGTTGAAAGGCGCTCATTTTACGGCCGCTTTGCTGGAAAAAGCAGGTTTCCAAACAAACCCTGCGCCATTTACGTCGCGGACGGATTTGATTCAATCGGTATCGTTTCAAGATGAGGAGCAGATGATCTTCTTTTGCCAAAACATTCAAAAATACTCTCCGATCAATGCCTACGTGACCCCGATTCCCGGTCCGTTGCCCGGATATGAAGGAGACGTAATTATGGCAGCGGGCACCTTTATTCAAGGGGCCAGTATTGAACTGAGTGCGGACGGACCGGTAAAACCTCCGTATACGGCTTATGTGCAAGGCGGATTGTCTTTTGCGCACGTGAAAATCGCCGTCATTCAAGCGTTAGATACGATGATGAATTAG
- the miaA gene encoding tRNA (adenosine(37)-N6)-dimethylallyltransferase MiaA: MRKPVIAIVGPTAVGKTTVGIEMAKHFSGEIINGDAFQVYRGLDIGTAKVTEEEKEGVSHHLIDILEPTDTYSAARFRQDAHQKMGEIEERGHLPIVVGGTGMYIKGLTADWSFSEAARDQSLRDRLEARAKEKEGTIQLHEELRSLDSDAAKRIHPRNARKVIRALEILYAGKKPPAPVQSENPSGKSHQVIMVGLTMERSLLYERIESRVDQMIASGLLPEVRALYDAGIRHTQSMKGIGYKELVAYLDGYYSWPEAIAQLKKNSRRFAKRQLTWFRNKEQVTWFEISEEAKQNVIEKIKAHLAGKLTRVSKDY, encoded by the coding sequence GTGAGAAAACCGGTAATCGCAATCGTTGGGCCCACGGCGGTGGGAAAGACGACGGTCGGCATTGAAATGGCGAAACATTTTTCGGGAGAAATCATTAATGGGGACGCCTTCCAGGTCTATCGAGGGTTGGACATAGGAACCGCGAAAGTGACCGAAGAAGAAAAAGAAGGGGTTTCCCATCATCTCATTGATATTCTCGAACCGACGGATACATATTCTGCCGCCCGTTTTCGTCAGGACGCTCATCAAAAAATGGGAGAAATAGAGGAACGAGGGCATCTTCCGATCGTTGTCGGCGGAACGGGAATGTATATCAAGGGCTTAACCGCTGACTGGTCATTTAGCGAAGCTGCGAGGGACCAATCCCTTCGCGATCGACTGGAAGCGCGCGCCAAGGAAAAGGAGGGAACGATCCAACTCCATGAAGAATTACGAAGCCTCGATTCGGATGCAGCAAAACGAATCCACCCTCGCAATGCGCGCAAAGTGATCCGCGCCTTGGAAATTTTATATGCCGGCAAAAAGCCTCCAGCTCCCGTGCAAAGCGAAAACCCAAGCGGCAAATCTCATCAAGTAATCATGGTCGGATTAACGATGGAGCGGTCCCTGCTTTATGAGCGGATTGAGTCCCGCGTTGATCAAATGATTGCTTCAGGCCTGCTTCCGGAAGTGCGCGCGTTATATGATGCCGGTATCCGTCACACGCAATCGATGAAAGGAATCGGTTACAAAGAGCTTGTGGCTTATCTTGACGGATATTATTCATGGCCCGAGGCAATCGCGCAATTGAAAAAAAATTCAAGAAGGTTCGCAAAAAGACAGCTCACCTGGTTTCGAAACAAGGAACAAGTCACGTGGTTTGAGATTAGCGAAGAGGCAAAACAGAATGTGATCGAAAAAATTAAGGCACACCTTGCAGGAAAATTGACGCGCGTGTCGAAAGATTATTAA
- a CDS encoding class I SAM-dependent methyltransferase has translation MYTVSMRPFQVIVTTSRYPTLEMQARAWQLAARFQCPYEMRDRKTMTAFLQQTDLVYMVGKDGRDRLYAGESEQPFFFHPSMAKIRVQRLVDDEDDSLVAAARLQPGDSFLDMTLGIGADSIVASYAVTAAGCVTAVEKSPYIAEVVARGLRCHQEDVPALNEAMGRISVVQQDHYAYLQSVAENNFDVVYFDPMFTRSRVQSAHMEPLRAVADTGTLTEAVIEEAKKAAERAVVLKAERDSPLFERFGFHNVKKHRTVSYGTMHMEGGAGR, from the coding sequence ATGTACACTGTAAGTATGAGACCCTTTCAAGTGATTGTGACGACGAGCCGCTATCCAACGCTGGAAATGCAAGCGCGCGCATGGCAATTGGCCGCACGTTTTCAGTGTCCGTATGAAATGCGTGACAGAAAAACAATGACGGCTTTTTTACAACAAACGGACCTCGTATACATGGTCGGGAAAGATGGACGGGATCGATTATATGCAGGGGAAAGTGAACAGCCGTTTTTTTTCCACCCGAGCATGGCCAAGATACGCGTCCAACGTTTGGTGGACGACGAGGATGATTCGCTTGTTGCGGCCGCTCGATTACAGCCGGGAGATTCCTTCCTGGACATGACGCTTGGAATTGGTGCGGACAGCATTGTCGCAAGCTATGCGGTCACCGCTGCCGGGTGCGTAACCGCTGTCGAAAAAAGTCCTTATATTGCCGAAGTGGTGGCCAGAGGTTTACGCTGTCACCAAGAAGATGTCCCGGCATTAAATGAGGCGATGGGGAGAATATCGGTCGTTCAGCAAGACCATTATGCCTACTTACAATCCGTGGCGGAAAACAATTTCGATGTCGTTTATTTTGACCCTATGTTTACGCGGAGCCGCGTGCAATCGGCACATATGGAACCGCTGCGCGCCGTTGCCGACACCGGAACCCTTACCGAAGCGGTCATTGAAGAGGCTAAAAAAGCGGCCGAACGCGCAGTTGTACTGAAGGCAGAGCGGGACAGCCCTCTGTTTGAACGTTTTGGGTTTCACAATGTAAAGAAGCATCGCACCGTTTCGTACGGAACGATGCACATGGAGGGGGGGGCAGGAAGGTGA
- a CDS encoding AAA family ATPase has product MHAQKANSRIRVLIQDQERDQPDSDHYVLQKAEQQLYKLVGVSELKTFIREIYAWIHINRCREKHQLKTKQQSMHMIFKGNPGTGKTTAARLLGDMFRELGFLEKGHFIEAERADLVGEYIGQTAQKTKEIVHKAEGGILFIDEAYALARGGEKDFGREAIDTLVKAMEDQVPPFVLILAGYSGEMERFLAMNPGLPSRFPVQLDFPDFTQAQLMKIAEDMLVDRDYIWTSEAKEKMQKKMHARRSGNGAGAFSNGRYVRNQIEQAIRHHAVRTMREKKDHDKDALQTLIGIDFK; this is encoded by the coding sequence ATGCACGCGCAAAAAGCGAATTCGCGTATACGGGTGCTCATTCAAGACCAGGAACGTGACCAACCTGACTCCGATCACTATGTCTTGCAAAAAGCGGAACAACAGTTGTATAAACTCGTTGGTGTCAGCGAATTAAAAACGTTTATTCGTGAAATCTACGCCTGGATTCATATTAACCGCTGTCGGGAAAAACATCAATTAAAAACGAAGCAGCAATCGATGCACATGATTTTCAAAGGGAACCCGGGAACGGGCAAAACGACGGCGGCACGTTTACTCGGCGATATGTTCCGGGAATTGGGGTTTTTAGAGAAAGGGCATTTCATCGAAGCAGAACGTGCGGATCTCGTCGGAGAATACATTGGGCAAACGGCACAAAAGACAAAGGAAATTGTGCACAAAGCCGAAGGCGGCATTCTCTTTATTGATGAAGCTTACGCCCTTGCCAGAGGCGGAGAGAAAGACTTTGGCAGAGAAGCAATCGATACGCTCGTAAAAGCAATGGAGGATCAAGTTCCTCCGTTTGTGCTCATTTTAGCCGGTTATTCAGGGGAAATGGAACGTTTCCTTGCCATGAATCCCGGCCTTCCGTCCCGTTTTCCCGTACAACTTGATTTTCCTGACTTCACCCAGGCACAATTAATGAAAATCGCTGAAGATATGCTCGTGGACCGAGATTATATCTGGACATCGGAAGCGAAAGAAAAGATGCAGAAAAAAATGCACGCGCGTCGCTCGGGGAACGGGGCCGGTGCGTTCAGTAACGGCCGCTACGTGCGTAACCAAATTGAGCAGGCGATTCGCCATCACGCGGTCCGAACGATGCGGGAAAAAAAGGACCACGACAAAGATGCGCTGCAGACGTTAATCGGTATTGATTTTAAATAG
- the glnA gene encoding type I glutamate--ammonia ligase, producing the protein MSSTYSREDITSMVEEENVKFIRLQFTDLLGTVKNVEIPSNQLEKALDNQMMFDGSSIEGFVRIEESDMYLYPDLDTWVIFPWTPEKGKVARLICDIYEPPEKSGDAPKPFGGDPRRVLKNVLEEAKSLGFTDFNIGPEPEFFLFKNDEKGDPTLELNDRGGYFDLAPTDLGESCRRDIVLELEGMGFEIEASHHEVAPGQHEIDFKYADAVTTCDNIQTFKLVVKTIARKHGLHATFMPKPLFGVNGSGMHCNMSLFKGDTNVFYDESTKTQLSKTAMQFLAGILEHSKAFTALTNPIVNSFKRLVPGFEAPVYIAWSHRNRSPLVRIPSSRKASTRIEVRSPDPAANPYLAMASMLASGLDGVKRQLQEPEETNRNIYAMSEQEREEENIQALPPSLKEAIDELKRDQVLLDALGEHAVEHFIEAKEIEWDMFRTAVHPWEREQYMQSY; encoded by the coding sequence ATGTCAAGCACGTATTCACGTGAGGATATTACGAGCATGGTAGAGGAAGAAAATGTGAAATTCATTCGTTTACAATTTACCGATTTGCTAGGGACGGTAAAAAATGTGGAAATTCCTTCTAATCAATTGGAAAAGGCGCTTGATAATCAAATGATGTTCGACGGTTCGTCCATTGAAGGGTTTGTACGCATTGAAGAGTCGGACATGTACTTATATCCGGATTTGGATACATGGGTGATCTTCCCTTGGACACCGGAAAAGGGGAAAGTTGCCCGTCTCATTTGTGACATATATGAGCCACCTGAGAAGTCGGGGGATGCTCCGAAACCGTTCGGGGGAGATCCGCGCAGAGTCCTCAAAAATGTGCTCGAGGAAGCGAAAAGCCTTGGTTTCACCGATTTTAACATCGGTCCCGAACCGGAATTTTTCTTGTTCAAAAATGATGAAAAAGGCGATCCGACATTAGAATTGAATGACAGAGGAGGCTATTTTGACCTCGCGCCCACTGATTTGGGGGAAAGCTGCCGTCGCGACATTGTCCTTGAATTGGAAGGCATGGGTTTTGAAATTGAAGCCTCTCATCATGAGGTCGCTCCCGGCCAACATGAAATCGACTTTAAATATGCGGATGCCGTCACGACTTGTGATAATATCCAGACGTTTAAGCTCGTCGTTAAAACGATTGCCCGTAAGCATGGCTTGCACGCGACATTTATGCCCAAACCTTTATTTGGTGTGAATGGGTCGGGGATGCATTGCAACATGTCTCTTTTCAAAGGGGACACCAATGTATTTTACGATGAAAGCACGAAGACGCAGCTAAGCAAGACAGCCATGCAGTTCCTTGCCGGCATTTTGGAACACTCGAAAGCGTTCACAGCACTTACCAACCCGATCGTAAATTCATTTAAGCGTCTCGTCCCCGGATTCGAGGCACCGGTTTATATCGCTTGGTCCCATCGGAACCGCAGCCCCCTTGTACGTATTCCGTCCTCGCGCAAAGCGAGCACGAGAATCGAAGTACGCAGCCCTGATCCTGCGGCAAACCCATATCTCGCGATGGCCTCGATGCTCGCTTCCGGCCTCGATGGGGTAAAACGGCAACTACAGGAACCGGAGGAAACCAACCGCAATATCTATGCAATGAGCGAGCAAGAACGCGAGGAAGAAAATATCCAGGCCTTGCCGCCGAGTTTAAAAGAAGCGATCGATGAGCTCAAACGAGATCAAGTCCTGCTCGATGCACTCGGAGAACACGCGGTGGAGCACTTCATCGAAGCGAAAGAAATCGAATGGGATATGTTCCGCACGGCCGTACATCCGTGGGAGCGGGAACAGTACATGCAGAGTTATTAA
- the hfq gene encoding RNA chaperone Hfq, which yields MKNINIQDQFLNTLRKDNIPITIFLTNGFQLRGYLKAFDNFTIVIDTDGKQQLVYKHAISTFAPKQNVELQLETND from the coding sequence ATGAAGAACATTAACATTCAAGATCAATTTTTGAATACGCTGCGCAAAGATAATATTCCGATCACGATTTTTCTTACAAACGGATTTCAACTTCGGGGCTACTTGAAAGCATTTGACAATTTTACGATTGTCATTGATACGGATGGGAAGCAACAACTTGTTTACAAACATGCCATCTCGACATTTGCCCCCAAGCAAAACGTTGAGTTGCAATTGGAAACCAACGATTAA
- a CDS encoding CBO0543 family protein, with protein sequence MLKVVFATGIFTLPFTFLRRNVKDHIIIFLVTGYAATFLAQLVVRRKKLKYPVRPWPNYFDTNILYEYLLLPLVSVWFNQTTRRSGIIGTLGQAVLYGTAHTVIETIIEKKTRLMQWKTWSVFHNISSIASVLLGSKGILFVIRWLSKRFG encoded by the coding sequence GTGTTAAAAGTCGTTTTTGCAACAGGTATCTTTACCTTGCCCTTCACTTTCTTGCGTCGCAATGTCAAGGACCATATCATTATCTTCCTTGTAACGGGATACGCTGCCACTTTTTTAGCCCAGCTTGTTGTGAGAAGAAAAAAATTGAAATATCCGGTACGCCCCTGGCCCAACTATTTTGATACGAATATTCTTTATGAATATCTGCTTCTCCCCTTGGTGAGTGTGTGGTTTAATCAAACGACACGTCGTTCCGGGATCATCGGAACACTCGGACAAGCTGTTCTTTACGGCACTGCCCATACTGTAATTGAGACCATCATTGAAAAAAAGACACGTTTAATGCAATGGAAAACATGGTCCGTGTTCCATAATATAAGTTCCATCGCGAGCGTGCTATTGGGAAGCAAGGGGATTTTGTTTGTGATCCGATGGCTATCAAAGAGGTTTGGATAA
- the hflX gene encoding GTPase HflX: MERVIVTAVISEKETEAEAYASMEELKSLVTTAGGTVMATTVQNRPTPDVSTYVGKGKADEIEALVDTWEADVVVVNGELSPRQGQSLSARTSARVIDRTQLILDIFADRAQTKEGRIQVELAQLTYLLPRLRGQGHALSRLGGGIGTRGPGETKLETDRRHIQRRMDELKKDLRRIRKHRTTLRKQKEKQKDPQFTLVGYTNAGKTTLLNALTNEEALAEDLLFATLDPLTRALRLPSGLGVRVSDTVGFIRGLPTTLIAAFRATLEEVAGADVLIHVIDATSPEAEVEKQTVMELLDELGAGEIPVITVMNKAESLDRDMVPAVSAARPRLYISAREDKNIDDLQTVMEEELIKQMSFYSISIPASEGRRLYAIRKSTIVREESFDEENERYKLQGYAFDHHPQIAANKENDKKEDHS; this comes from the coding sequence TTGGAAAGAGTGATCGTCACCGCTGTGATCAGCGAAAAGGAAACGGAGGCAGAAGCATACGCCTCGATGGAAGAATTGAAAAGTCTCGTCACGACGGCAGGGGGTACGGTCATGGCGACAACGGTGCAAAATCGTCCTACCCCCGACGTATCCACGTATGTCGGAAAAGGTAAGGCCGATGAAATTGAAGCGCTCGTGGACACGTGGGAAGCGGATGTTGTCGTTGTAAACGGGGAGTTGTCTCCGAGACAAGGGCAGTCGCTGTCCGCGAGAACGAGCGCCCGCGTGATTGACCGTACGCAATTAATTTTAGATATCTTTGCGGACCGTGCACAAACAAAGGAAGGGCGCATTCAAGTCGAGCTGGCTCAGCTGACGTATTTACTGCCGAGATTGCGCGGCCAAGGACACGCGCTTTCGCGTCTCGGAGGCGGTATCGGTACGCGTGGTCCTGGTGAAACAAAATTGGAAACGGACCGCCGTCATATCCAAAGGCGAATGGATGAATTAAAAAAAGACTTACGACGTATTCGCAAACACCGGACCACGCTCCGCAAGCAAAAAGAAAAGCAAAAGGACCCGCAATTTACCCTTGTTGGGTATACAAACGCCGGAAAAACCACGCTCTTAAACGCCCTTACCAACGAAGAAGCTTTAGCGGAGGACTTGTTATTTGCGACGTTGGATCCGTTGACGCGGGCGCTGCGCCTGCCATCGGGTTTAGGGGTAAGAGTCAGTGATACGGTCGGATTTATCCGCGGCTTGCCAACGACGTTGATCGCGGCATTCCGTGCCACGTTGGAAGAAGTGGCTGGGGCTGATGTCCTCATTCATGTCATTGATGCTACAAGTCCGGAAGCGGAAGTGGAAAAGCAAACAGTCATGGAGCTATTGGATGAGCTGGGTGCTGGAGAGATCCCGGTCATCACAGTGATGAATAAAGCTGAAAGCCTTGATAGGGATATGGTCCCGGCCGTAAGCGCGGCGCGCCCGAGATTGTATATCAGCGCGCGGGAAGATAAAAATATCGATGACTTGCAAACCGTAATGGAAGAAGAACTGATCAAGCAAATGTCCTTTTACTCTATTTCTATCCCGGCCAGTGAAGGGCGGCGTCTTTACGCGATTCGAAAATCGACGATTGTTCGGGAAGAATCATTTGATGAAGAAAACGAGAGGTACAAGCTGCAAGGCTATGCATTCGATCATCATCCGCAAATTGCAGCCAACAAAGAAAATGATAAAAAGGAAGATCATAGCTAA
- a CDS encoding DUF6677 family protein: MQNFSPTNKERRFKAYVGPIGTTQLHLHNPYIVAWWSASLPGFGHMLLSKHVRGIILFLWEILINIMSKLNLAMVYSFTGQVEMAKEVIEPRWVLLYIPVYIFTIWDSYRSAVDINHQFLLAEHENAPFTTYHLDSLEINYLDKKVPAMAALWSLLAPGLGHLYIQRILVAFFMLFWFIVIVYFSGVLMAIHHLFLGQISQATEVLDPLWFLFFPSLIGFVVYDAYVHTIENNKLFESVQRNSLKGHYQTYRVKIPER, encoded by the coding sequence ATGCAAAATTTTTCGCCCACAAATAAAGAACGCCGCTTTAAAGCATATGTCGGACCTATAGGCACCACACAATTACACTTGCACAATCCATACATCGTCGCTTGGTGGTCAGCTTCTCTTCCCGGATTTGGACATATGTTGTTATCTAAACATGTCAGAGGGATTATTTTATTTCTATGGGAAATTCTTATCAATATCATGTCCAAGCTGAACCTCGCCATGGTTTATTCGTTTACCGGGCAGGTGGAAATGGCAAAGGAGGTCATTGAACCACGCTGGGTGCTCTTGTACATACCGGTGTATATTTTTACGATTTGGGACAGTTATCGGTCAGCTGTCGATATCAATCATCAGTTTTTGCTCGCCGAACATGAAAACGCACCATTCACCACCTATCATTTGGACTCGCTTGAAATTAATTATTTAGACAAAAAAGTCCCCGCGATGGCGGCGCTTTGGTCTTTGCTTGCACCGGGGCTGGGGCACCTTTATATTCAGCGCATATTGGTTGCTTTTTTTATGCTCTTTTGGTTCATCGTGATCGTTTACTTCTCAGGCGTGCTCATGGCCATTCATCATCTCTTTTTAGGGCAGATCAGTCAAGCAACGGAGGTTCTCGATCCACTATGGTTCCTCTTTTTTCCGTCTCTGATTGGGTTTGTTGTCTATGATGCTTACGTTCACACCATAGAAAACAATAAACTGTTTGAAAGCGTCCAGCGGAACTCCCTGAAGGGTCATTATCAAACCTATCGCGTAAAAATTCCCGAAAGGTAG